A DNA window from Salvelinus namaycush isolate Seneca chromosome 30, SaNama_1.0, whole genome shotgun sequence contains the following coding sequences:
- the LOC120024910 gene encoding ferritin, heavy subunit-like — protein MPSVRQNFHQDCEAAINRQINLELYASYVYLSMAYYFDRDDQALHNFAKFFKNQSHEEREHAEKLMKVQNQRGGRIFLQDIKKPEKDEWGSGVEALESALQLEKSVNQSLLDLHKVCSEHNDPHMCDFIETHYLDEQVKSIKELGDWVTNLRRMGAPQNGMAEYLFDKHTLGKERE, from the exons ATGCCTTCTGTGAGACAGAACTTCCATCAGGACTGTGAGGCTGCCATCAACCGGCAGATCAACCTGGAGCTGTACGCTTCCTATGTCTACCTGTCCATG GCGTATTACTTTGATCGTGATGACCAGGCCCTGCACAACTTTGCCAAGTTTTTCAAGAACCAGTCCCACGAAGAGCGTGAGCACGCTGAGAAGCTGATGAAAGTTCAGAACCAGCGGGGAGGGAGAATCTTCTTGCAGGACATCAAG AAACCAGAGAAGGATGAGTGGGGTAGTGGTGTGGAGGCCCTTGAGAGTGCCCTGCAGCTGGAGAAGAGTGTGAACCAGTCCCTGCTGGACCTGCACAAGGTCTGCTCTGAACACAATGACCCACAT atgTGTGACTTCATTGAGACACACTACCTGGACGAGCAGGTGAAGTCTATAAAGGAGCTGGGTGACTGGGTGACCAACCTCCGCCGCATGGGTGCCCCCCAGAACGGCATGGCCGAGTACCTGTTTGACAAACACACTTTGGGGAAGGAGCGCGAATAG